The following are encoded in a window of Salinigranum halophilum genomic DNA:
- a CDS encoding rhomboid family intramembrane serine protease, whose translation MPAVPPWLPLQQLVVVVAVVASLLAVWYAERPAGRWGARLRHRFVAGVPWGTLVVASAVLGFYLFVQAGLDYWFSPIVIPFRAWSYFYPLGMVASGFAHAGPNHLLGNLVGTLVFAPIAEYVWGHFPTARGSSSFSSWRTNPYVRAFLLFPGAVFAVTVLTSVFAIGPVVGFSGAVFAFAGFALVRYPLTTVVALVAGRVLGLLRAALQTPTVEATARPTFSTPWWAEIAIQGHAIGLFAGVLLGVWLLRHRGDARPPAGRTWAGVLLFAVSQSLWAVYWFRGGETYVLFRALGVVLVFSLATLVALTVTASDRPLFGRPGGSGVDRSLLALPRWQWGVVVMVLVASALAGPAVPVNLFTASDADLPGEPVEIRDYEVVYAEDVTDGMVAAVNVSAFGETTSVNTSGVIVRSDERGIWTTAVSKGRLGFEGRTAVRVGGVGWRETVVVERRGWTVTGGNVTYLVNLTHAGETRTAYRAPPARASPVIGGRNVSVAVEERRFLVGVSRDNETARAPIPPVNESVTLDGVTFRRTEKGLFAVYEGTRVQVATPETYRGQRAPAD comes from the coding sequence CTGCCCGCCGTCCCCCCGTGGCTCCCCCTCCAGCAGCTCGTCGTCGTCGTGGCCGTGGTCGCCTCGCTCCTCGCGGTCTGGTACGCCGAGCGCCCCGCCGGACGCTGGGGGGCGCGGCTGCGACACCGTTTCGTCGCCGGCGTCCCCTGGGGAACACTCGTCGTCGCGAGCGCGGTGCTCGGCTTCTACCTGTTCGTCCAGGCGGGACTCGACTACTGGTTCTCCCCAATCGTCATCCCGTTCCGGGCGTGGTCGTACTTCTACCCCCTGGGGATGGTCGCCTCCGGCTTCGCGCACGCGGGGCCGAACCACCTCCTCGGGAACCTCGTCGGCACGCTCGTCTTCGCCCCCATCGCCGAGTACGTCTGGGGGCACTTCCCCACGGCGCGCGGGTCGTCGTCGTTCTCGTCGTGGCGGACGAATCCCTACGTCCGGGCGTTTCTCCTCTTCCCCGGCGCTGTCTTCGCCGTGACGGTGCTGACCTCCGTGTTCGCCATCGGTCCGGTCGTCGGTTTCTCGGGTGCCGTGTTCGCCTTCGCCGGGTTCGCGCTCGTCCGGTACCCGCTGACGACGGTGGTCGCGCTGGTCGCCGGCCGGGTGCTCGGACTCCTCCGGGCCGCCCTCCAGACGCCGACGGTGGAGGCGACGGCCCGGCCGACGTTCTCGACCCCCTGGTGGGCCGAAATCGCCATCCAGGGTCACGCGATCGGCCTCTTCGCCGGCGTGTTGCTCGGGGTGTGGCTGCTCCGCCACCGTGGCGACGCCCGCCCGCCCGCCGGCCGAACCTGGGCTGGCGTTCTCCTCTTTGCGGTGTCGCAGTCGCTCTGGGCCGTCTACTGGTTCCGCGGCGGAGAGACGTACGTCCTGTTCCGCGCACTGGGCGTCGTCCTCGTCTTCTCGCTCGCGACGCTCGTCGCGCTCACTGTCACCGCCTCCGACCGGCCGCTGTTCGGACGGCCGGGGGGAAGCGGCGTCGACCGGTCCCTCCTCGCCCTGCCGCGCTGGCAGTGGGGCGTCGTCGTCATGGTGCTCGTGGCGTCGGCGCTCGCCGGCCCCGCCGTGCCAGTGAACCTCTTTACCGCCTCCGACGCCGACCTGCCCGGTGAGCCGGTCGAGATTCGCGACTACGAGGTGGTCTACGCCGAAGACGTCACCGACGGGATGGTCGCCGCCGTGAACGTCAGCGCGTTCGGCGAGACCACCTCGGTGAACACCTCCGGCGTCATCGTCCGCAGCGACGAGCGCGGCATCTGGACGACTGCGGTGAGCAAAGGTCGGCTCGGCTTCGAGGGCCGGACGGCCGTCCGCGTCGGCGGTGTCGGCTGGCGCGAGACCGTCGTCGTCGAGCGCCGCGGGTGGACCGTCACCGGTGGCAACGTCACCTACCTCGTCAACCTGACCCACGCGGGCGAGACGCGGACGGCCTACCGCGCTCCGCCCGCGCGGGCGTCACCCGTCATCGGCGGCCGCAACGTCTCGGTCGCCGTCGAGGAGCGTCGGTTCCTCGTCGGTGTCTCGCGCGACAACGAGACGGCCCGTGCACCGATTCCGCCGGTGAACGAGTCGGTGACGCTCGACGGAGTGACGTTCCGGCGGACCGAGAAGGGGCTCTTCGCCGTGTACGAGGGAACCAGGGTACAGGTCGCCACGCCCGAGACGTACCGCGGACAGCGGGCACCGGCGG